In bacterium, the DNA window GGGGCGGATTCGCCCGCCGCCCCAACTGCCAGACCCGGCATCCGCCCGCCCGGATCCGCACCAGAAGGACGTGCCCGATGACCCGCTGCCGCCCCCTGATCGCGTTCGCCGCCCTGTTGCTGCTCGCCGCGCCCTGCCTGGCCCAGAGCCTGGACGTCGGCGGCTGGAAGCTCGAACAGGCGAACTCCGCCCAGACCTACACGATCCCGGCCGGCACCGTGGTGCCGGCGGGCGGCTACCTCATCGTGGCGCGCGAAGCGACCGCGGCCGCGTTCTCGACCTACTACGGGGTCACCCTCGGCAGCAACGTCGTGTTCCTGAACTCCGCCGCCACCTTCCCCTTCATCAACGGGGACGAGACCTACACCCTGCGCAACGCGGCGAACGGCGTCGAGGACGGGCCCACCCCCGCGCTGACCGGTGCGGTGAGCGCCTACCATCGCCTGGATCCCGAGGCCTCGCCCTGGACCGTCATCGACACCGTCCCGACCCCCGGCTCCGGCGTGGAGGCCCCCGACGCCGTGATGTCGGGCCTGGTGATCAGCGAGGCGAACAACCCCGCCAGCTACGTCTACGAGTACATCGAGCTGTACTACGACGGCACGACCGGCACCTCGAACCAGCCCCCCGCCATCACGTCGGTCCAGCACGCCCCCGTCGCCCCGATCGACGGCGACGACGTCACGATCACCGCGACGGTCTCCGACACCGACGGCACCGTCGACGTGGTCTGGTGCTGGTCGCGCACGGGCGCCGGCTCCTTCCTGCCCACGGTCATGACCGCCCAGGGCGGCGGCCTGTACGCCGCGACCTTCGCGAACCAGGTCGGCAACACGGTCCTGCAGTACTACGTCTGGGCGCGGGACGACGAGGGCGGCGAGTCCCTGAACCCGGCCAACGCCCCGACGGGCTACTTCTCCGTCGCGATCGAGGGCGTCGTGGTCGGCGGCAAGGTCGTCCTCTTCGACCACATGCACCAGCAGGACGCCGGCACCTCGGGCAACTGGCGCGTCGACGACAACCATCCCAACCCCCTGCCGGCCGTCCCGACGAGCGAAAGCTCCTGGAGCGGCCAGCTGTCGAGCTGGGGCTACGAGCTCTACCTCGCCGGCAACACCATCCGCAGCAACACCTCGGCGATCACCGCGGCCCAGCTCGCCGACGTCGACCTGCTGGTGATCCCCGAGCCGCAGGCCCCGTTCACCGCGGCCGAGATCGAGGCCGTGCGCCAGTTCGTCTTCGCCGGCGGCTCGCTCTTCGTGATCGCCGACCACAACGGCAGCGACCGCGACGGCGACGGCTGGGACAGCCCGAGCATCTTCGGCGGCTACACCGTGCCGCACATCACGGTGCCCCCGACCGGCGACACCGAGACCTTCTGCGGCGCCCTGTTCGGCCTGCACTTCCACGTCAAGGACGAGGGCAACAACTCGATCACCGGCACCTTCACCAACGTGAACCCCGACCCCGCCAACCCCGTGATCCACGGCCCCTACGGCGACGTGGCGGCCGTCATCTACCACGTGGGCAACGTGATGACCCTGTGGCCGACGGCCAACGCCGACCTCTCGGACGTGGGCGCGCTGATCAGCAAGAACGAGGGCCTGCCCCACAACGCCGCCTGGTCGCGCTACGGCCAGGGCAAGATCGTGGGCTTCGGCGACTCCTCGTGCACCGCCGACGGCACCGACAGCGAGTCCCACGAGAACAACTGGACCGAGGTCGGCTCGGACAACCGCGAGTTCTTCCTGAACGCCAGCGTCTGGCTGCTGACCACCGACGCCACCGCGGTCGGCGACCTGCCGTTCAACCCCGGCCTCGACCTGCGCGTGCGGCCCAACCCGTTCAACCCGCAGACGAGCATCGCCTTCACGCTGCCCGCCGACGGACCCGCCCGCGTCGCGGTCTACGACCTGCAGGGCCGCCTCGTGCGCAGCCTGCACGATGGCGCCCTGGCCGCCGGCCCCCACGCGCTGGCCTGGGACGGCCGCGACGAGGGCGGCCACGCCGCCGCCAGCGGCGTCTACCTCGTGCGCGCGTCGGCATCCGGGTTCGTGAACATCTCCAAGGCGGTCCTGGCGCGGT includes these proteins:
- a CDS encoding FlgD immunoglobulin-like domain containing protein, encoding MTRCRPLIAFAALLLLAAPCLAQSLDVGGWKLEQANSAQTYTIPAGTVVPAGGYLIVAREATAAAFSTYYGVTLGSNVVFLNSAATFPFINGDETYTLRNAANGVEDGPTPALTGAVSAYHRLDPEASPWTVIDTVPTPGSGVEAPDAVMSGLVISEANNPASYVYEYIELYYDGTTGTSNQPPAITSVQHAPVAPIDGDDVTITATVSDTDGTVDVVWCWSRTGAGSFLPTVMTAQGGGLYAATFANQVGNTVLQYYVWARDDEGGESLNPANAPTGYFSVAIEGVVVGGKVVLFDHMHQQDAGTSGNWRVDDNHPNPLPAVPTSESSWSGQLSSWGYELYLAGNTIRSNTSAITAAQLADVDLLVIPEPQAPFTAAEIEAVRQFVFAGGSLFVIADHNGSDRDGDGWDSPSIFGGYTVPHITVPPTGDTETFCGALFGLHFHVKDEGNNSITGTFTNVNPDPANPVIHGPYGDVAAVIYHVGNVMTLWPTANADLSDVGALISKNEGLPHNAAWSRYGQGKIVGFGDSSCTADGTDSESHENNWTEVGSDNREFFLNASVWLLTTDATAVGDLPFNPGLDLRVRPNPFNPQTSIAFTLPADGPARVAVYDLQGRLVRSLHDGALAAGPHALAWDGRDEGGHAAASGVYLVRASASGFVNISKAVLAR